ATTATCTCTCATAACATatcaaaatttagattaaaaaaattacaaaaggaaTTTCTACATCCCTATagcataaccaaaaaaaaaaaaagaatatatatatataaaaagagagagaagattatcttttataaaatttttaagcattatatttttgataatatattaatttctaAAGTTATTTCTATTATGTGCATTAAGAAATATCTATTATaactattatcaaaattgataatttttttttttggagaaagataaaaattgataaattattctCTAATTTAAGAAATAACTATTCTTAAACAAAGATTCCATTACAAGATCTACAAACATATGTACTAATAAACACTCCATTattttgaggggaaaaaaatagcTAAAGCTTGTAATATATCTTTTTTGTAGACAAGAATGAATCACCGACTAAATAGAGATCAGGTAAGATTTTAGAAATATTCAAACTTATGATCCGTTCAATAAGAAGTGATATATATTCAAAGCATATTTATCACGGTGCATGAGTAATGAGTGATTGTCTTATGTCAACAATTGCGGTTCATTGCACTAATCTCAGTGATTAAAGATATCAACTTTTGTCACTTCCATTTGCTAAATAATCAACTTTCGCCAAAAAAATTAAGtactttttgtcatttttgcttTCAATAAAGACTAAAGTTAATTTGAACTGGCATGCAGAACTACAAGGCCAATTCATTGGCACTTGGCAAGCAAACCTGTTAATTTCACACCAAATTTTGCTGTGTTCCAAGGGGGTCAGTTGGTAAAACTATTCAACTCCCATGAATTTTAGAGATGACCAACGAGCTCATCATACGTGACCGCTCACGTGTGATCTCTGCTCAGTCGTACTTTTCACCTCTCTGACCTCTTCCTCTGTGTCTTTATATGTGTGCAAACTTTTCATATACCAAAGCCTTTGTTGTtctgagctctctctctctctctctctctcgcagaCACTCATATCTCTTCTACTGACATCGTTTTTTACCTATAGACTGCATGGTCTTATAGCTTATACTACTACTAAGGCTTTAGTTTGAttcataaaaagaaataagggAAGCAAAAAACTTGGTTTTTGGAGAGCATTGGGTGCAGGTTATCATGGAGATAGTCCCGTCTCAtgattctctttctccttcatcTTCTCTTGGTTCTTCAGTGGCGAAGCCTATGACTATGAGACCAGAATCACCGTCTCATGGGGGCTTTGATTTGTATGGGAAGCGTAGGCTAGTGCTCAAGGTTCATGCCTTGGAAAGAGAGATTGGTTTGCTTGAGGtcagatttatttatttgtatttttcttgttcAAGCTTGATGATTTGCACTAATATGCTACGTGTGGTGACCTAGAAATCGtggatttgaactttgaagtaatAAATTGacactttgaaatttgaatgatAGGCTTTCTGCTATGttctttattgttgttgttgttatttttggATATAACATTGATGTATAATGCTACCATATTTTTGAGTATGGATTTCTGGGTTTTGAAAGAACAGTTGAATAAATTGTGATGTCCTTTCTGTTTTGGATTTTAATGAGCGAAATCTTGGGGACCCAATaggtttttcttctttggattAATATGGGTCCCAATAGTTGATTTTAAGTACTACTTCAATTTGTAGGGATGAACAGAAACATTCAGTtaattttttgctcaaaattaaCATTCAGTTAATTGTTTAGATCACGAAGCATACAAATTCAGTGATAGATTTTGTTGACTTCATGAATATTCTTGCTGTGATCCTGTGGTATATCTATGTTACTGCTTGACAAGAAGTTTTGGGGAAAGAACATTACCCAGGTTTCATGTGATATGCCCCctcttatttctctcttttatgtCACTTGTGTGGCTCCCAAGTTTTCATCTTTGTAGCCAATCTTTCCCATCCAATCACCTGATTTCGTAATTATTTTTCACTACCTATACGATATATTGTAATAGGAAAAAGTTAATGAATGTCTAAggcattaatttataaaatatttttaaaaattgttttggaaaaaagaaaaaaacatttaattgtttatgagtttttatattttctataaaagtagtttcataactttaaaaaaaaaaagtagtttgttAATAATTGTCGTAAGACTACTCGTTAACCAGACCCattgtaataataaaaattaattaagtacAGTTTTTAAGTTgcaatatattagatttttatttatatattaaatttgaatatatatttgCATTGACTAATGAaccataaataatattatctttttCAGTGACTATTAATTCGTTGCAGCAATGTGTTTACGTTCAATTGAAGAATTTAATACGTTGTATCTAGAAAATTATACTGAAGTTATAAtctagagcattcacatcaaatgtgttaaaataatttaacttttaataactcaaaaagttattttatctattttaacattctACTTTACAATACATCCAATATCTAAATACTCTATTATTTtactttcatttaaatattctttattttaccACGTAGGTCTCTCtctttaacttttatatatatatatatatatatatatttttttttttttaatgtttaccATCTAGCTATAGTAAAGTGCTAAAGTActtgttcctaaaaaaaaaagaaaaaaaaaaggaagggcTGAAGCACTTCATATTGTTGGCACTTTAGGTGTTAGAAAATTTACCTTTTGAGACCTTTAATGTAGTGGatctttttagtgtttttggTGCTAAAATAATAGTTTAGCTGTTTTAGCACATTTGATGCGATGTAAATGCTCTAATTGTCACATATTGAAAGTAGGGTTAGTAATGAATTCATTTAAAAGGAAGGTTCCTTTGAtcataatatatcaatttcataAGGTGcgaaaaaagtaattaaaaactTGCGTACATGGACATGGATAGACACACGCTCAACAAAAGTGCTTTTTTCTGGGAACATACACAAAGGACTGCTTTTTAGcgttaatttgatttttatatgctaggctatttttttttttatcacacgTATAATGTTTAGCCTTGGGGATCCCATGAATCGTACTCTTTCTTAATGACAATTATTGTATCAACTTTGTTGCAAACAACTTTTCCACAGCTTATGAGTGGGGGGTCAATCACTTTTGCATAGACCCATctttaatatcattttcattttcagtaCTCACAACATGTCACTTTAGCAAATTGTGAACAATGTGtgtcaataaacttatttttattctataatatttgAATTATGGAGCTAAGAGAATGGAAAATTGGGGTGTCCATCTCTCcctttcattcttctttttttcccttagCAATTAGTTGTTTAGTAATTTACGTGTTAACCCCTTGTTTTTAGCATATTCAAATAACTATAAAGGAGTAATTATTCAGGAAGGCTGGAGTAATACTTCCTTCTTTCACAAAATAGTACATCTCACACATTAAAATGACAACAGAATCTACCATTTATATGAGAGATGGGAACATTACTTTCgaagtattaaataattttccACTATAAAGGGCATTTTTTCCCATCAAGTAGAAGATAAAACATCTATTGTCTTTCTAGAGTAAGAATATTTATTGTTTGAAATATTATTAGAGATGATAATGTGCTTACAGAAGATTTGATTGCAAGCAGGAGGAATTAAAATCACTTGATGGCATGCAACCTGCTTCCATTTGTTGCCAAGAGTATGTGTGGATCCTTTATTAGTATAAATTTCTGTCTGGTTTTGTCAACAAAGTATGCTATTATCCATGCAAATTTATGTTACAATATGGCTTCATTTGACCTCTAACTCTCTATTTTCAGGCTAGACACCTTTATAGTGGCTAAACCAGATCCTTTTATTGCAAAGTATAACTCTTAAGCTTAACATTTCTTCAACTTTAATATAAGTTAATTTTACGTTTCTAAGTTGGatgatctctctctttctaacaGGAATCAGGATATCCAAAAGCCCCATCATTTCTGGAAGAGAATCTGGTACCTTTCGATAGTCTTCTCTTTGTTTCTACTTCATGAAATATCTGCTCCTTCCTTGAATTAGTTGTGGTTTATATTTGCATTTATAGTCAAAAGACTTTATTTAATTGGAAAATGTTCATGCATAAGATCAATTTATTCATCTATTTGTAAAATGAACCTACTTGATAGAGGCAGCTAAAGGTATGTTAAAAAAGAGACAAATATGTTAGACTAGTTGGGTAACAATTTgttgatcattttttatgttgTGGGACTAAGGCCTTGTTGTTGCATTGAGCATTGCGAAATTGAACTTCTTAGTTGTTAACCATATGTTGTAATTGCTAATGTTTGCCTTATTATACAATTTATTCATGACTTTACAAATAAAGTAGAGAGGTAAATGATGAAAGTCTTAATCTCAATAATCAATTTATTGGGATAATGAATGTTGAAATGAACTATATGCACATCTTAAATTATATACTATTGTTGACCAGGGCCAAATGTTGTCTCAAACTTCCATGGGTTTGCTGTTTTAGCGGCTGCCAGATTCGTCTAAAATTGCCAAACTTATGTGTCAGCTGTCGGCCATGTAAGTTCCAATGGCCTGGATGCTGCTGCTTTAAGAAGATAAGTTGTCAAAGATGCTGCTGCTTTAAGAAGATAAGTTGTCAAACGTGTTGCAATTGTCTGAAAAATTTATGCTTACCTTGGTCCTGCTGCTGTTTCAAAAGGTGTTCATGTAAATGTAGCAAGGTAAATCTTTGTTCTGGTTGCCTGAAAAATTCATGCTTACCTTGTTCCTGCTGCAGTTTCAAAAGGTGTTCATGTAAATGTAGCAAGGTAAATCTTTGTTCTGGTTGCCTGAAAAATTCATGCTTACCTTGTTCCTGCTGCAGTTTCAAAAGGTGTTCATGTAAATGTAGAAAGGTAAATCTTTGTTCTGGTTGTCCAACATACTCTTGTAATCCACGTAATCTTTGTTGTTGTAATCCATGTAATCTTGGATGTTGTAATCCATGTAAtctatgttgttgttgttaacacattgtatatatatattgcagcGCCTTCTTCAACcccttattattatttcaaataGTATTAGAATCCTAtctatttggaatcctatcTATTTTATGGTTTAGATTAAATATTACACAAATCTAAAAGTGCATCCAATGCTacgttgtttaaaattttaaatggccTGATATTTTgttcaagaaataaaattttaaccataAAATGGAAAACATcctattttgagaatatatagtTCAGGACTACGAGTTTAACCTTTCTCCACATAGTCTTGACTAGTTCACTATATTACGGTTTATATTCAAACTTAAATAATGACCCTCCTCATTGGTTACATTCATCATTTCTTAACGGTTTAAATTTGGAATAGTGATAATTTATCATGGCATTAATTAGAGTAGGTGATTTGAGTTTGAATCTTGTCTTTACTTTTCCtctaatttaaaaagttaaaagtcaCAAGTATTAATTCCTACTTTTAAAGAGTaacaaaaattcacaatatttttaaattagccCATTATCTAAAACATGggacattaaaagaaaaaaaaaatggtagattgTGGTGAGCCCACGTATGAGGTGGTAGGCTAATTTaagaatattgtaaatttgtcCATGAATTTTTGTTGTATCCCTAactttattacttattaaaatggagttttaaaaaaattatatgggaGTTAAAAGGGAGTTAATTTACTCACACATGAGCGTAACTTTAGAATAA
The sequence above is drawn from the Castanea sativa cultivar Marrone di Chiusa Pesio chromosome 5, ASM4071231v1 genome and encodes:
- the LOC142633281 gene encoding uncharacterized protein LOC142633281; translation: MEIVPSHDSLSPSSSLGSSVAKPMTMRPESPSHGGFDLYGKRRLVLKVHALEREIGLLEEELKSLDGMQPASICCQELDTFIVAKPDPFIAKNQDIQKPHHFWKRIWAKCCLKLPWVCCFSGCQIRLKLPNLCVSCRPCKFQWPGCCCFKKISCQRCCCFKKISCQTCCNCLKNLCLPWSCCCFKRCSCKCSKVNLCSGCLKNSCLPCSCCSFKRCSCKCSKVNLCSGCLKNSCLPCSCCSFKRCSCKCRKVNLCSGCPTYSCNPRNLCCCNPCNLGCCNPCNLCCCC